The Stutzerimonas stutzeri RCH2 genomic interval GCGCCGAGACAGAGCAGGGTGAAGCTGTCGAGCCAGAGCGACAGCGCGCTGATCAGTCCGCCCAACACGCCGGCCAACGCACCGATGAGAAAGCCGGCGCGCCGGCCGCAGCGCTGCATCAGCCCCGCCAGTGGTTGCAGGGCGAGCAGGCCGCCAAGCATCAGCAGGGCCAGCGGCAGGGTGGCGAGACCGGCCGCCGGCGCCAGGCGCAGCCCGACGATGGAGGTGAAGATGATCCCGGTCATCGAGCAGGACCAGAACAGCGCCTGGGCGATGAACAGGCGCAGGACCTGAGGGTTGCTGAACAATAGGTGCATGGCGAGGCCCCTTGAGGGTGATGAGCGGGCACAGCGCTGCCTGGCGATAAGCCGGGCGAGCTGTGAACGGTGAGTGGTGAGTGAGGTTCGGACGAAGCGTCAGCCGAAGCGCTGATAGAAGTCCCGCGGGCTGACCGACAGGTGTTTCTGGAAGCTGCGTCTGAGGTTTTCCGGATGGCCGAAGCCGGTCAGCCGCGCCACCGTCGCGATTGAGGCCTGGGCGTCGAGCAGCAGATTGCGCGCGGCTTCCAGGCGCACCCGTTCGATGTACTGGCCCGGCCCCATGCCGGTTTCCTGGCTGAACAGACGGCACAGGGTGCGCGGCGTCATATGCGCCTGGGCGGCCAGCGCCTCGATGGACAGATCGTCGCCCAGGTGCCCGGGAATCCATTCCAGCAGCGCGGCAAGACGCGCCACGCCGCCACTCGGCGCCGTCAGCATCGGGCTGAACTGGGTCTGCCCACCCGGCCGGCGCAGAAACATCACCAGCCGCTGCGCAACCGAAAGCGCCAACGCGCGGCCGAGATCGGCCTCGACCAACGCCAGCGCCAGGTCGATGCCCGCCGTGACGCCCGCCGAGCTGAACAGATGCGCCGCCTGCGGATCGGTCGGGTCATAGGTGTGCAACCGGTCACCCTGCACCTCGATGGCTGGGTACGTGCCCAGCGCAGCGAGGTCCGCCCAGTGCGTGGTCGCCTTGCGTCCATCGAACAGCCCGGCCTCGGCCAGGATCAGCGCGCCGGAACAGACCGAGCCCAGGCGCCGCACCCTGGGTTCGGCGGCCCGCAGCCAGTCGAGCAGCGGTTGGTCGTGCTTCTGCGAATTCACGCCGACACCGCCCGGAACCAGCAAGGTATCCAGCGTGGCCGGATCGCACACGGCCCAGCTCGCATCCGCCACCAGCTTCAGCCCCGCCGAGGTGGCGACCGGGCCGACGCTGGCAGCGAGCAGCATCAGCTCGTAATGTCTCGGCAGGCCCTGACGCTGCCGCTCGACATTGGCCGAGGCGAACACCTGCATCGGGCCGGTGACATCGAGGCTCATCACATCCGGGTAGATCAGGCAGGCGACGGTGCGGGTGGCGTCCATGGTGCAGCTCTCAGGGTGGATGCCTGCAGTCTGCTGCCGAGGCGCCGCTGTCGCAATGACAAGGTTCCCACGGATCTTGCCAATGCACATATTCCTGGCTCAGTTAAAATCTAGATATTGACATTTATCGATATGAGGTCGACGATCGGTTTCTTGTCGCAGTTGCGGTATACCCGACTGCACAGCCCTCACGGGGCGGTACTCACATTCGGTGAGGCAGCCTCCATCATTTAATATCTAGAATTCACGATATCTAAATCTTACGTTATGAATCATAAAGCTCTTTTTACACCTGCCTCGCTTGGTTCCTTCACGCTACGTAACCGCATCGTGCTGCCACCGCTGACACGCTCGCGCAGCTCGCAACCGGGCAATATTCCAAACGCCGTAATGGCGACCTACTACCAGCAACGTGCCAGTGCAGGCTTCATGGTGACGGAAGGCATTCAGATCGAGCCGCGAGGCCAGGGATATGCCTGGACGCCCGGGATCCACAGCCCTGAGCAGGTCGAAGGCTGGAAGGCCGTTACCCAGGCGGTGCACGCTGAGGGCGGCGTGATTTTCGCCCAGCTCTGGCATGTCGGCCGTGTCTCGCACACCTCGCTGCAACCCGGTGGTGCGCAACCTGTTGCGCCGTCCGCCATTGCGGCGACCAACGTCAAAGTCTTTATCGAAACGGGACCGGGCGAGGGCGCGCTGGTCGAGCCCTCGATGCCGCGGGCGCTGTCCAATGCCGAAGTCAAAGAGCTGGTACAGCTCTATGCCGAGGCCGCACGCAACGCGATGGAAGCAGGCTTCGATGGCATCGAGATTCACTGCGCCAACGGCTACCTGGTCAATCAGTTCATTTCCGCCCACACCAATCGCAGGACTGACGAATACGGCGGTTCGCTGCAGAACCGACTGCGTTTTATGCACGAAGCGGTCCAGGCGATAGCCGACGCCATCGGTGCCGAGCGCGTGGGGGTTCGCTTTGCGCCGCTGTTCGCCAGTACGGATGAGGAGCGCGTCTACCTTGGCCTGGTGGAGCAAGACCCGCATGAGACCTACATCGAAGCGGTGAAGATTCTGCAAACCATCG includes:
- a CDS encoding alkene reductase, whose translation is MNHKALFTPASLGSFTLRNRIVLPPLTRSRSSQPGNIPNAVMATYYQQRASAGFMVTEGIQIEPRGQGYAWTPGIHSPEQVEGWKAVTQAVHAEGGVIFAQLWHVGRVSHTSLQPGGAQPVAPSAIAATNVKVFIETGPGEGALVEPSMPRALSNAEVKELVQLYAEAARNAMEAGFDGIEIHCANGYLVNQFISAHTNRRTDEYGGSLQNRLRFMHEAVQAIADAIGAERVGVRFAPLFASTDEERVYLGLVEQDPHETYIEAVKILQTIGVAYVSLAEADWDTAPELPSSFREAVRAAFNGAIIYAGKYTPERATAAIEAGWADLIAFGRPFIANPDLPARIARGWPMNPLDASSMYGGTEKGYIDYPVHAH
- a CDS encoding GlxA family transcriptional regulator; translation: MDATRTVACLIYPDVMSLDVTGPMQVFASANVERQRQGLPRHYELMLLAASVGPVATSAGLKLVADASWAVCDPATLDTLLVPGGVGVNSQKHDQPLLDWLRAAEPRVRRLGSVCSGALILAEAGLFDGRKATTHWADLAALGTYPAIEVQGDRLHTYDPTDPQAAHLFSSAGVTAGIDLALALVEADLGRALALSVAQRLVMFLRRPGGQTQFSPMLTAPSGGVARLAALLEWIPGHLGDDLSIEALAAQAHMTPRTLCRLFSQETGMGPGQYIERVRLEAARNLLLDAQASIATVARLTGFGHPENLRRSFQKHLSVSPRDFYQRFG